The following coding sequences are from one Streptomyces sp. NBC_01485 window:
- a CDS encoding DUF397 domain-containing protein, translating to MTGTGTLQWFKSSYSDGGGGDCVETAYTWHKSSYSDGGGGNCVEIAACPAAVHIRDSKNSDGPVVTVSSGAWAALLTTLPLEL from the coding sequence ATGACCGGCACAGGGACCCTTCAGTGGTTCAAGTCCAGTTACAGCGACGGCGGGGGCGGCGACTGCGTCGAGACCGCGTACACCTGGCACAAGTCCTCGTACAGCGATGGCGGCGGCGGTAATTGCGTCGAAATAGCCGCCTGCCCCGCCGCCGTCCACATCCGGGACTCGAAGAATTCGGACGGGCCGGTGGTGACCGTCTCCTCCGGGGCCTGGGCCGCCCTCCTCACCACCCTCCCCCTAGAACTGTGA
- a CDS encoding GntR family transcriptional regulator, with protein sequence MSGSSGNGAVTRSTLRQQIADALRDEVLGGRLQPGQEFTVKEIAEQYGVSATPVREALVDLSAQGLLEADQHRGFRVHEYSVDDYRGMVQARSLIIEGMFLAVDEGRRPHLNFEEPRTAAVIAGVRRRGEAAKRAASAGDLTVLIGYDLRFWRELSGLYGNPYLADFLHRLRLQSWVCTVQHLRRLADLRGHLWSGHTELVDALYARDTDAARVVLAAYNDDSITLIERLAAG encoded by the coding sequence ATGTCCGGCAGCAGCGGCAACGGCGCCGTGACGCGCAGCACCCTGCGACAACAGATCGCCGACGCGCTCCGCGACGAGGTGCTGGGGGGACGGTTGCAGCCGGGGCAGGAGTTCACGGTGAAGGAGATCGCCGAGCAGTACGGCGTCTCCGCGACCCCCGTCCGCGAGGCCCTCGTCGATCTTTCGGCGCAGGGTCTGCTGGAGGCCGACCAGCACCGGGGTTTCCGGGTCCACGAGTACTCCGTCGACGACTACCGGGGCATGGTCCAGGCGCGCAGCCTGATCATCGAGGGGATGTTCCTCGCCGTGGACGAGGGCCGGCGGCCCCACCTGAACTTCGAGGAGCCCCGGACGGCCGCCGTCATCGCGGGCGTGCGCCGGCGCGGCGAGGCGGCGAAGCGGGCCGCGTCCGCCGGTGACCTGACCGTCCTCATCGGCTACGACCTGCGCTTCTGGCGCGAGCTGAGCGGCCTGTACGGCAACCCCTACCTCGCCGACTTCCTGCACCGGCTGCGTCTGCAGTCCTGGGTGTGCACGGTGCAGCACCTGCGGCGGCTGGCGGATCTGCGCGGCCATCTGTGGTCCGGCCACACCGAACTCGTCGACGCCCTGTACGCCCGCGACACCGACGCGGCCCGCGTGGTCCTCGCCGCCTACAACGACGACTCCATCACCCTGATCGAGCGGCTGGCGGCCGGATGA
- a CDS encoding dolichyl-phosphate beta-glucosyltransferase, whose protein sequence is MSGRPAAPDRPTAPTAAVELSVVIPAFNEERRLAATLDAVTRHLHSAGSHWGSWEILVADDGSTDATRELVTVRSDPRVKLVVGSGNRGKGHALRLGVAASRGGHVLVMDADLATPVGELGRLEKALADGHEAAVGSRAVPGATLGDRQHRIRELLGKAGNLLIRRTTLRGIRDTQCGFKLFDGDKARAAFAASRLNGWAIDVEVLRHFQRADWPVAEVPVHWSHQPGSKVRPTDYLRFLRDLARIRIPVLRLRPADVLAVVLFLAMATALYSGRVLDPAHRYLTDSLQDQNQWEWFFAVTADNVAHLRNPLFTDLQGFPGGVNLMANTTMLGLSVPLTPVTLLLGPAVTLSLVMALGLAATATAWYRLIVRRLVRLRPAAFAGAAVAAFAPPMISHANAHPNFVVLFMIPPIIERALRLTTGARVTRDAVVLGLMAAYQFFLGEEPLLLAALGMLLFAVAYGVVRPDVARSAARPLLNGLAIAAAVCLPLVLYPLAWQFSGPQSYSGIDHGTAPGVANSVRALLSFAERSLIAGDAGRADALSLNPTEQNAFYGWPLALLAFAITVGLWRRPAVKALACTAAAAAVLSLGPSIALPLTGTTIPGPWTLFAGLPLFESVIESRVALVCAPALGMLLALAVDRLAHARRLSTQYAGLLAVSVALLPLLPAPLKSEPRTEVPAFFTDGTWKAYVRPGETLVPVPLAEPEDAEALHWQTATGLGFRMPGGYFNGPYGDGDRTGVYGVPLRFTASLLRDVRYTGVVPVVDARARAATREDLAYWRAGALVLAPQPRVERLRETVEKLVGRPGRRVAGVWVWDLHEGTQNRS, encoded by the coding sequence ATGAGCGGGAGGCCCGCCGCCCCGGACAGGCCCACCGCCCCGACCGCCGCCGTCGAGTTGTCCGTCGTCATCCCCGCCTTCAACGAGGAACGCCGGCTCGCCGCGACCCTGGACGCGGTCACCCGCCATCTCCACTCGGCCGGGAGCCACTGGGGCAGTTGGGAGATCCTGGTCGCCGACGACGGTTCCACCGACGCCACCCGCGAACTCGTCACCGTCCGCAGCGACCCCCGCGTGAAGCTCGTCGTCGGTTCCGGCAACCGGGGCAAGGGGCACGCCCTGCGGCTCGGGGTCGCCGCCAGCCGGGGCGGTCACGTTCTCGTCATGGACGCCGATCTCGCCACCCCCGTCGGGGAGTTGGGGCGGCTGGAGAAGGCACTCGCCGACGGGCATGAGGCGGCGGTCGGCTCACGCGCCGTGCCCGGCGCGACACTTGGCGACCGGCAGCACCGCATACGCGAACTCCTGGGCAAGGCAGGCAACTTGCTCATCCGCCGGACCACCCTGCGCGGGATACGCGACACCCAGTGCGGCTTCAAGCTCTTCGACGGCGACAAGGCCCGCGCCGCGTTCGCCGCCTCCCGTCTCAACGGCTGGGCCATCGACGTGGAGGTGCTGCGGCACTTCCAGCGCGCCGACTGGCCGGTCGCCGAGGTGCCCGTGCACTGGTCGCACCAGCCCGGCTCGAAGGTCCGCCCCACCGACTACCTCCGTTTCCTGCGCGACCTGGCCCGGATACGGATCCCGGTGCTGCGGCTGCGCCCTGCGGACGTCCTGGCCGTCGTCCTCTTCCTCGCGATGGCGACGGCCCTCTACTCGGGCCGCGTCCTGGACCCCGCCCACCGCTATCTCACCGACTCCCTCCAGGACCAGAACCAGTGGGAGTGGTTCTTCGCGGTGACCGCCGACAACGTCGCCCACCTGCGCAATCCCCTCTTCACCGACCTCCAGGGCTTCCCCGGCGGCGTGAACCTGATGGCCAACACGACGATGTTGGGCCTGTCCGTCCCGCTCACCCCCGTCACCCTGCTCCTCGGCCCGGCCGTCACCCTCAGCCTGGTGATGGCGCTGGGCCTGGCCGCCACCGCCACCGCCTGGTACCGGCTGATCGTGCGCCGGCTCGTCCGGCTGCGCCCCGCCGCCTTCGCCGGGGCCGCGGTGGCCGCGTTCGCACCGCCGATGATCAGCCACGCCAACGCCCACCCGAACTTCGTCGTCCTGTTCATGATCCCGCCGATCATCGAGCGCGCCCTGCGCCTGACGACCGGTGCGCGGGTCACCCGGGACGCGGTCGTCCTCGGCCTGATGGCGGCCTACCAGTTCTTCCTCGGCGAGGAGCCGCTGCTGCTCGCCGCGCTGGGCATGCTCCTCTTCGCGGTCGCGTACGGCGTCGTACGCCCCGACGTCGCGCGCAGCGCCGCCCGCCCCCTGCTGAACGGCCTGGCGATCGCCGCCGCAGTCTGCCTCCCGCTCGTCCTCTACCCCCTGGCCTGGCAGTTCTCCGGCCCGCAGAGCTACTCGGGCATCGACCACGGCACCGCGCCCGGCGTCGCCAACTCCGTGCGCGCGCTGCTCTCGTTCGCCGAGCGCTCCCTGATCGCGGGCGACGCCGGCCGCGCCGACGCCCTCTCCCTCAACCCGACCGAACAGAACGCCTTCTACGGCTGGCCACTCGCCCTGCTGGCCTTCGCGATCACGGTAGGACTGTGGCGGCGGCCCGCAGTGAAGGCGCTGGCCTGCACGGCGGCAGCGGCTGCGGTGCTGTCCCTCGGCCCGAGCATCGCCCTCCCCCTCACCGGCACCACAATCCCCGGCCCCTGGACCCTGTTCGCCGGTCTCCCCCTGTTCGAGTCGGTCATCGAGAGCCGGGTCGCGCTGGTCTGCGCCCCGGCGCTGGGCATGCTGCTCGCCCTGGCCGTCGACCGGCTGGCCCACGCCCGCCGCCTCAGCACCCAGTACGCCGGACTGCTCGCCGTCTCCGTCGCCCTGCTCCCCCTCCTCCCGGCCCCGCTGAAGTCCGAGCCGCGCACCGAGGTCCCCGCCTTCTTCACCGACGGCACCTGGAAGGCGTACGTCCGCCCCGGCGAGACCCTCGTCCCCGTGCCGCTCGCCGAGCCCGAGGACGCCGAGGCGCTGCACTGGCAGACGGCGACCGGCCTCGGCTTCCGGATGCCCGGCGGCTACTTCAACGGGCCGTACGGCGACGGCGACCGCACCGGCGTCTACGGCGTCCCGCTGCGCTTCACGGCGAGTCTGCTGCGCGACGTGCGGTACACGGGCGTGGTCCCGGTGGTCGACGCCCGCGCCCGGGCCGCGACCCGCGAGGACCTCGCGTACTGGCGGGCGGGGGCCCTGGTGCTCGCCCCGCAGCCGCGCGTCGAGCGGCTGCGTGAGACGGTGGAGAAACTGGTGGGCCGGCCGGGTAGGCGGGTGGCCGGAGTGTGGGTATGGGACCTGCACGAGGGGACGCAGAACAGGAGCTGA
- a CDS encoding TetR/AcrR family transcriptional regulator: MNTYAPPGMGTVYRAVLDTMAEHGPHRPPIAQIARLADTNRQFLYRNWPDQRVLILKACTAELDRLLQRASNAGYELSPPCMLVAQIVRAARLVREHPVMVATARTNPDLLLSALTHPDTSLHLRALLWLQNRLYVRYPGMAEREPMSWTLLAMASPFALAPPPSHAPTDRTVLDARLSLYLHTCLNTSHDGPCPSTPRD, from the coding sequence ATGAACACCTACGCGCCACCGGGAATGGGCACCGTCTACCGCGCCGTGCTCGACACTATGGCCGAGCACGGCCCGCATCGGCCGCCGATCGCTCAGATCGCCCGCCTCGCCGACACCAATCGCCAGTTCCTGTACCGGAACTGGCCGGATCAGCGAGTACTGATCCTCAAGGCATGCACGGCGGAGCTGGACCGCCTCCTGCAGCGGGCGAGCAACGCAGGATACGAACTGTCACCACCGTGCATGCTGGTGGCGCAGATCGTGCGCGCGGCCCGCCTGGTGCGCGAGCACCCGGTGATGGTGGCGACGGCCCGGACGAACCCCGATCTCCTCCTCTCCGCCCTGACACATCCGGACACGTCACTGCACCTACGCGCACTGCTCTGGCTCCAGAACCGTCTCTACGTCCGATACCCGGGCATGGCGGAGCGGGAGCCCATGTCCTGGACCCTGCTCGCCATGGCATCGCCGTTCGCACTCGCGCCGCCGCCATCCCATGCCCCGACCGACCGCACGGTCCTCGACGCCCGGCTCAGCTTGTACCTGCACACGTGCCTGAACACCAGCCACGACGGCCCCTGCCCGAGCACACCCCGCGACTGA
- a CDS encoding helix-turn-helix domain-containing protein, producing the protein MARAENKVVASGTARMVAALAKALREQLGLTQEELGKMIGYTASAISAMETCAQPASDKMLVALEKAIGGGLGLFEKARKWMLLEKYPARFRGFSEMEAGAVTICSYASFVLDGLFQTEAYARAVIHGSYPPVSKQKEDELVEARVARRALFDREPAPMIELILEESVLRRPFGSWDILREQLRSLANDAQRDNICIQVLPMNRGLRGAHAGERGPMKIVVTEDHDHVVFMEIEDQGILVSNPPEVAQLAHRYAKIRAQALSPDDSLSLIERLAGEQE; encoded by the coding sequence ATGGCGCGGGCGGAGAACAAGGTGGTAGCGAGCGGTACGGCACGGATGGTCGCCGCACTGGCGAAGGCGTTGCGCGAGCAACTTGGTCTGACTCAGGAGGAGTTGGGCAAGATGATCGGCTACACCGCCTCCGCGATCAGCGCGATGGAGACGTGCGCCCAGCCCGCGAGCGACAAGATGCTGGTCGCGCTGGAGAAGGCGATCGGCGGTGGGCTGGGCCTCTTCGAGAAGGCACGCAAGTGGATGCTGCTGGAGAAGTACCCCGCGCGCTTCCGAGGCTTCAGCGAGATGGAGGCGGGCGCGGTCACAATCTGCTCGTACGCGAGCTTCGTCCTCGACGGGCTGTTCCAGACCGAGGCGTATGCCCGGGCCGTCATCCACGGCAGCTATCCCCCTGTCTCCAAACAGAAGGAGGACGAACTCGTCGAGGCGCGGGTCGCCCGCCGAGCGCTCTTCGACCGCGAGCCTGCTCCGATGATCGAGCTGATCCTCGAAGAGAGCGTGTTGCGGCGGCCGTTCGGTAGCTGGGACATCTTGCGCGAGCAACTACGCTCGCTCGCCAACGACGCCCAGCGGGACAATATCTGCATCCAAGTTCTCCCGATGAACCGCGGACTGCGCGGTGCGCACGCGGGCGAGCGTGGCCCCATGAAAATTGTTGTCACCGAGGACCACGACCACGTCGTTTTCATGGAGATCGAGGACCAGGGCATCCTGGTAAGCAATCCGCCGGAAGTGGCCCAACTCGCCCACCGCTATGCGAAGATCCGCGCACAGGCCCTGAGTCCCGACGACTCGCTGAGCCTCATCGAACGGTTGGCAGGAGAGCAGGAATGA